In Endozoicomonas sp. GU-1, one DNA window encodes the following:
- a CDS encoding M48 family metalloprotease, which yields MSVLILATALTAVLSTYSSATMSSNLNLPSLGDSTSGIISQQEEHELGRSWLKALRNQTPMVSDPQLKDYLENLIFRLAAASQLQDHRLVPLVIDSPVLNAFAAPGGIVGVNTGLFLNAETEAQFAAVLAHELAHLSQRHYARNVEEARNKSIPNAAAILGSILIMATAGGDAGAAALTSTVAGMQSARLRFSRQFEREADNIGITTLARAGLDPQAMPEIFEQMNKASRYGSRPPEFLLTHPVTENRIADSRARADQMSDQPLKTTKGSQNYQFMRVRAAVLNSNNHHEMARQLNKELESGLTATSAASLAPTRYGLVLASMKTRNFTVAEQQMNLLLQQYPDNPYLIMTQSLLQAASGKASQGLKRIDQALSTNPQSYPLLATRAEILLQQQDYASARDELQKLSRLRPDDPDIWFELAEAQGLAEDIVGLHQSRAEYFFLNGNLDDAIRHLQYALKMSGDNFSLKSKLQQKLTDMQNYRQKMRNS from the coding sequence TTGTCAGTACTTATCTTAGCCACAGCACTGACCGCGGTACTGTCGACCTACTCCAGCGCCACCATGAGCAGCAACCTCAACCTGCCGAGTTTGGGTGATAGCACGTCGGGTATTATTTCCCAACAGGAAGAGCATGAGCTCGGACGGTCATGGTTAAAAGCCCTGCGCAATCAGACCCCCATGGTTTCTGACCCGCAACTGAAAGACTACCTGGAAAACCTTATCTTCCGACTGGCCGCTGCCAGCCAACTGCAAGATCACCGGCTGGTCCCGCTGGTGATTGACAGCCCGGTCCTGAATGCTTTTGCCGCCCCGGGCGGCATCGTTGGCGTCAACACCGGCCTGTTTCTCAATGCTGAAACCGAAGCCCAGTTTGCCGCCGTTCTGGCACACGAACTGGCACACTTGAGCCAGCGTCACTACGCCCGCAATGTTGAAGAGGCACGGAACAAAAGCATCCCCAATGCCGCCGCCATTCTTGGGTCCATACTGATCATGGCCACCGCAGGGGGAGACGCCGGTGCCGCAGCACTGACCTCAACCGTGGCAGGAATGCAAAGTGCGCGGCTTCGTTTCAGCCGCCAGTTTGAACGGGAAGCGGATAACATCGGCATCACCACCCTTGCCAGGGCCGGCCTTGACCCACAGGCCATGCCTGAAATCTTTGAACAAATGAACAAAGCCAGCCGCTACGGCAGCCGTCCTCCGGAATTCCTGCTGACACACCCGGTGACAGAAAACCGGATTGCAGACTCCCGGGCCCGGGCTGACCAGATGTCAGACCAGCCGTTAAAAACTACGAAAGGCTCACAAAACTACCAATTCATGCGAGTGCGTGCCGCCGTCCTGAACAGCAACAACCATCATGAAATGGCCAGGCAGCTGAACAAGGAATTAGAGTCCGGATTAACCGCCACATCAGCAGCCAGCCTGGCTCCCACTCGGTATGGATTGGTGCTGGCCAGCATGAAAACCCGAAACTTCACGGTCGCAGAGCAGCAAATGAATCTTCTGCTGCAACAATACCCTGATAACCCTTATCTGATTATGACCCAGTCTCTGCTCCAAGCCGCCTCCGGCAAAGCCAGCCAGGGTCTTAAACGCATCGACCAGGCACTGAGTACCAACCCACAAAGCTACCCGCTGCTGGCCACCCGGGCAGAAATTCTGCTGCAACAACAGGATTATGCCAGCGCCCGGGATGAGCTGCAGAAACTCAGCCGCCTCCGTCCGGATGATCCGGACATCTGGTTTGAGCTGGCGGAAGCTCAGGGGCTGGCAGAAGACATTGTTGGCCTGCATCAGTCAAGGGCTGAGTACTTCTTCCTGAATGGCAATCTGGATGATGCTATCAGACACCTGCAGTATGCATTAAAGATGTCAGGGGATAACTTCTCGCTCAAATCAAAACTTCAGCAAAAGCTGACGGATATGCAAAACTATCGCCAGAAAATGAGAAATTCATAA
- the tolB gene encoding Tol-Pal system beta propeller repeat protein TolB has protein sequence MPRGGFSGNSAQLREMAHRISDVVYEKITGLKGDFSTRILYVTAQRHDAERTDYQLNYADADGKRNRKVFSSSEPILSPSWSPDGTRVTYVSFEQGRPAIYMQELATGIRKRLTGFKGLNNSPVWAPNGKSIAMVLSKDGNPDIYILDLATNKISNVSTHYAIDTEPDWMPDGNSLVFTSNRGGSPQVYQQEVSRKSDGEFITTGKPRRLTFEGRFNARAKVFPDGKSLALVHKGEGAADFNIAVLDLDTDRLRLLTSSSLEDSPSIAPGGRRLIYSVQGGKNGELGIVSADGRVKQRLPSAKGDVREPAWGPAIELR, from the coding sequence TTGCCAAGGGGGGGATTTAGCGGAAACAGTGCCCAGCTTCGGGAGATGGCCCATCGCATCAGCGATGTTGTCTATGAAAAGATCACGGGCCTGAAGGGCGATTTTTCCACCCGGATTCTCTACGTAACTGCCCAGAGGCACGACGCTGAAAGAACCGATTATCAGCTGAATTATGCCGATGCGGATGGTAAACGTAACAGGAAGGTGTTCAGCTCCAGCGAGCCGATTTTATCGCCCAGCTGGTCGCCAGATGGAACCAGGGTTACCTATGTCTCCTTCGAGCAGGGTCGCCCTGCCATCTATATGCAGGAACTGGCAACGGGCATTCGCAAAAGACTGACCGGTTTTAAAGGGCTGAATAACTCGCCGGTATGGGCACCGAACGGTAAATCCATTGCCATGGTGCTTTCCAAAGATGGTAATCCGGACATTTATATTCTTGACCTGGCAACGAACAAAATCAGCAATGTCTCGACTCATTACGCCATAGACACTGAACCGGACTGGATGCCAGATGGCAACAGTCTCGTGTTTACCTCAAACCGGGGTGGGAGTCCTCAGGTCTATCAGCAGGAGGTCAGCCGTAAAAGTGATGGTGAATTTATCACAACAGGCAAACCCCGTCGTCTAACCTTCGAAGGGCGATTCAATGCCCGGGCCAAGGTCTTTCCGGATGGTAAGTCGCTGGCTCTGGTGCATAAAGGGGAGGGAGCCGCCGACTTTAACATCGCGGTGCTCGACCTGGATACCGATAGACTGCGGCTGCTGACGTCATCCAGCCTGGAAGATTCGCCCAGTATTGCCCCGGGTGGGCGCAGACTGATCTATTCTGTACAGGGTGGCAAGAATGGCGAGCTGGGTATAGTTTCAGCTGATGGGCGGGTGAAACAGCGATTGCCTTCTGCCAAGGGTGATGTCCGGGAGCCTGCATGGGGCCCGGCTATTGAACTCAGGTAA
- the ltrA gene encoding group II intron reverse transcriptase/maturase — protein sequence MNHDLLNCVLEPANLASAWKQVRSNKGAPGIDGVTIEAYPDFAKQHWPSVRQALLDGTYQPSPVRRHVIEKPDGGERLLGIPTVIDRVIQQAIVQVLTPVFDPGFSPNSFGYRPGRSAHDGVRQVKQLINGGLHYAVDVDLSKFFDTVNHDVLMSRVSRKVRDKRLLKLIGRYLRSGVMIEGNVYPTRVGMPQGGPLSPLLSNVVLDELDKELEYRGHCFARYCDDFVILVKSQRAGDRVMHSITQFIERKLKLKINSRKSKVVKATESEFLSFTFTGKKVRWAQKCLDRFKYRILKLTSRRWGVSMQHRLRKLAQYIRGWMGYFRLSEYYRPIPLLDQWIRRRIRCCFLKQWRKPKTRFKNLVRLGVDKVNAAKIAASSKGYYRLSKTYAVQQALNNNYLAKIGLVSLKDLWIRFHHHR from the coding sequence TTGAACCATGATCTACTAAATTGCGTACTTGAACCGGCTAATCTGGCAAGCGCATGGAAACAGGTCAGAAGCAACAAGGGTGCTCCGGGTATCGATGGAGTCACCATTGAAGCTTATCCAGACTTTGCCAAACAGCATTGGCCTTCAGTGCGTCAAGCCTTATTGGACGGAACCTATCAGCCGTCACCCGTGCGCCGGCATGTAATAGAAAAGCCGGACGGCGGTGAACGCTTGCTGGGAATCCCAACCGTGATCGACAGGGTCATACAGCAGGCCATTGTGCAGGTGCTGACGCCTGTCTTTGACCCGGGATTTTCCCCAAACAGCTTTGGCTACCGACCGGGACGGTCAGCACACGACGGAGTCCGTCAGGTTAAGCAGTTGATCAACGGGGGGCTACATTACGCCGTTGACGTTGATCTGAGTAAATTCTTTGATACGGTTAATCACGACGTTTTGATGTCGAGGGTCTCCCGTAAGGTCCGCGACAAACGCCTTCTGAAACTGATTGGTCGCTACCTGCGCTCCGGAGTCATGATTGAGGGCAATGTCTACCCGACCAGGGTTGGCATGCCACAGGGTGGGCCTTTATCACCCTTGCTGTCTAATGTGGTCCTCGACGAACTCGACAAGGAGCTTGAATATCGGGGTCATTGCTTTGCAAGATACTGTGATGATTTTGTGATTCTCGTCAAAAGTCAGCGTGCAGGGGATCGGGTGATGCACAGCATTACCCAATTCATTGAACGCAAATTGAAACTGAAGATTAACTCCCGGAAAAGTAAAGTTGTGAAAGCAACAGAAAGCGAATTCCTGAGTTTCACCTTCACAGGGAAGAAAGTTCGCTGGGCCCAGAAGTGTCTGGACCGATTCAAATACCGGATACTCAAGTTGACCAGTCGTCGCTGGGGTGTCTCAATGCAACATCGGTTACGCAAACTGGCGCAATATATCCGGGGTTGGATGGGGTATTTTCGGTTATCGGAATATTACCGACCAATTCCCCTGCTGGATCAATGGATACGTCGGCGAATCCGTTGCTGTTTTCTGAAGCAATGGCGCAAGCCAAAAACCCGTTTCAAGAATCTGGTCAGGTTAGGCGTTGATAAAGTGAACGCCGCCAAGATCGCAGCCAGCAGCAAAGGGTATTACCGTCTGAGTAAAACTTATGCGGTACAACAGGCACTGAATAACAATTACCTCGCGAAAATTGGGCTTGTTTCATTGAAAGACTTATGGATCAGGTTTCACCATCATCGTTGA
- the nadA gene encoding quinolinate synthase NadA: MNAVIDRELVQGHLQKAPLAVDPVAKEAKKNRIKQLLKERAAVLVAHYYTDPVVQELADETGGFIADSLEMARFGARHDANTLIVAGVRFMGETAKILSPEKRVLMPTLEAECSLDLGCPVEEFSAFCDQHPDREVVVYANTSAAVKARADWVVTSSCALDIIEDLDAQGKAIIWGPDKYLGSYIQKNTGADMLLWDSSCIVHEEFKAKGIEDLKRVYPDAAVLVHPESPDSVVDIADVVGSTSQLLKASQDMPNSAFIVATDRGIFYKMQQASPEKRFIEAPTAGSGATCRSCAHCPWMAMNTLDALLECLEAPGELNVIEVSDELRDKALKPLQRMLDFTAAG; the protein is encoded by the coding sequence ATGAATGCAGTGATAGACAGAGAGCTCGTTCAGGGCCATTTGCAGAAGGCTCCATTAGCGGTGGATCCGGTTGCGAAGGAAGCCAAAAAAAACAGAATCAAACAGCTCCTGAAAGAGAGGGCAGCGGTTCTGGTTGCCCACTATTATACAGATCCTGTCGTTCAGGAACTGGCTGATGAGACCGGTGGCTTTATTGCCGACTCATTGGAAATGGCTCGCTTTGGTGCCCGGCACGATGCCAACACGCTGATCGTGGCTGGTGTTCGTTTCATGGGGGAAACCGCCAAAATTCTCAGCCCGGAAAAGCGGGTGCTGATGCCGACCCTCGAAGCAGAGTGCTCCCTTGATCTGGGCTGCCCTGTAGAAGAATTTTCCGCTTTTTGTGATCAACACCCTGACCGGGAAGTTGTCGTCTATGCCAATACGTCTGCTGCCGTAAAAGCACGGGCAGACTGGGTAGTAACCTCCAGCTGTGCGCTTGATATCATCGAAGATCTTGATGCCCAGGGTAAAGCCATTATCTGGGGGCCGGATAAATACCTTGGCAGCTATATTCAAAAAAATACCGGTGCCGATATGCTGCTCTGGGACAGTAGCTGTATTGTTCATGAAGAGTTCAAGGCGAAAGGTATTGAAGACCTGAAACGTGTTTATCCTGATGCCGCCGTACTGGTTCATCCGGAGTCCCCTGACTCAGTGGTTGATATTGCTGATGTGGTGGGCTCGACGAGTCAGTTATTGAAAGCTTCTCAGGACATGCCCAACAGCGCATTCATTGTGGCTACGGACCGTGGGATTTTCTATAAAATGCAGCAGGCTTCACCTGAGAAACGTTTTATAGAGGCTCCCACCGCAGGCAGCGGTGCCACGTGCCGCAGTTGTGCCCATTGCCCATGGATGGCAATGAATACCCTTGATGCTCTGCTGGAGTGTCTGGAAGCTCCGGGTGAACTGAATGTCATTGAGGTCAGTGATGAGTTGCGGGATAAGGCACTGAAGCCCTTACAACGCATGTTGGACTTTACGGCGGCCGGTTAA
- a CDS encoding ankyrin repeat domain-containing protein: MPKFSFTHSSATRRYTLECSFTLNPRTTNRRTNSNSDSPPSGTHPETIRVNFNGKRVRETTRTGNLPTVQPHESFTQTLFQRIARFSPFAREAAYTPCLDIDLDDDETTSENASESTLPFPQLPFKLPLDDGQEISVEDFQSLFLWACSNNNANVINHLAQSVPSSTFMRLTTTGAGENPVLNPFARAAISGNKKVLSSLCATFPDAKIEKQEALHWAVKNKQSQSVEILCKEGNANPDSPCPKSLYPDSLDLDLLYPDGQTALQKSMDIEDTDTMRVLLSAGANVKIFYDDIASSYFYKAFKRGNNDVIRTLISAVKDVNKPIIEGGIRLLHLAAWSGNLKMIDHLIERNARINQSTGWRHGRATPMHFAALEGHLQAMFKLIDNGGNLYEGKANIARFFYCEEGTFPSITHTPVTRQDLHEKMPFCLYGGTPLDLCLGLPLESKAESRAELQASLINHMEKRRKNLSNNA; this comes from the coding sequence ATGCCCAAGTTCTCCTTTACTCACTCATCAGCCACCAGAAGATACACACTGGAGTGCAGCTTTACACTTAATCCCAGGACAACTAACCGCAGGACAAATAGCAATTCTGATTCGCCCCCCTCTGGAACACACCCGGAGACCATTCGAGTCAATTTCAACGGTAAGCGGGTTCGCGAAACAACGCGTACAGGAAATCTCCCCACCGTCCAACCCCATGAATCTTTTACCCAGACCCTCTTCCAGAGAATTGCCCGGTTTTCTCCTTTTGCCAGGGAGGCGGCCTACACGCCCTGCCTTGATATCGATTTAGATGACGATGAAACTACATCTGAAAATGCCTCTGAATCAACCTTGCCCTTTCCCCAATTACCATTCAAATTACCTCTGGATGATGGACAGGAAATCAGCGTGGAGGATTTTCAGTCGTTATTCCTGTGGGCATGCTCAAACAATAATGCAAATGTCATCAACCATCTGGCACAATCCGTGCCTTCTTCGACGTTTATGCGCCTGACAACAACGGGTGCAGGCGAAAATCCTGTCTTAAATCCTTTTGCAAGGGCGGCCATATCGGGTAATAAGAAAGTTTTATCTTCTCTGTGTGCAACTTTTCCCGATGCCAAGATAGAAAAACAAGAAGCGCTACACTGGGCAGTGAAAAACAAACAATCGCAATCGGTAGAGATTCTTTGCAAAGAGGGTAACGCTAACCCGGACTCGCCTTGCCCGAAATCGCTTTACCCGGACTCACTTGACCTGGACTTGCTTTACCCGGATGGCCAGACAGCGCTACAGAAAAGCATGGACATCGAAGATACCGATACAATGAGGGTACTATTATCGGCTGGAGCCAATGTCAAAATATTTTATGATGACATCGCCAGTTCCTATTTTTATAAGGCCTTTAAGCGAGGCAATAACGATGTTATTCGTACGCTGATCAGCGCCGTCAAGGATGTCAATAAGCCAATCATTGAAGGCGGCATTCGACTGCTCCACCTGGCAGCCTGGTCTGGCAACCTGAAAATGATCGACCATCTAATAGAACGCAATGCCAGGATAAACCAAAGCACCGGTTGGCGGCATGGCAGAGCTACCCCCATGCATTTTGCCGCCTTAGAGGGCCACCTGCAGGCAATGTTCAAGCTTATTGACAATGGTGGCAATTTGTATGAAGGCAAAGCCAACATTGCCCGCTTTTTCTACTGCGAAGAGGGCACCTTCCCCTCCATTACTCATACTCCTGTGACAAGACAAGATTTGCATGAGAAAATGCCCTTCTGCCTTTATGGCGGTACACCACTGGATCTCTGTTTAGGGCTACCCCTTGAATCGAAAGCTGAGTCACGAGCTGAGTTACAGGCCAGTTTGATCAATCACATGGAAAAACGCAGGAAGAACTTATCAAACAATGCCTGA
- the queC gene encoding 7-cyano-7-deazaguanine synthase QueC: protein MNRAVILLSGGLDSATVLAMALEQGFECYSVSFDYGQRHRCELEASRKVAEALGVSEHKVLKLGLTDIGGSALIDDDIAVPDFDDPLKEAQSQVPVTYVPARNTVFLSLALGWAEVLGACDIFIGANIVDYSNYPDCRPEYLKAFEDMANLATRAGVEGDLFRIRAPLLNLTKSEIISEGVRLGVDYGMTVSCYQADEYGAACGVCDSCCYRRKGFIEAGVDDPTTYRIAV, encoded by the coding sequence ATGAACAGAGCAGTAATCCTATTATCCGGAGGGCTGGATTCGGCCACCGTTCTGGCGATGGCTTTAGAACAGGGATTCGAATGTTACTCGGTCAGTTTTGATTATGGGCAGCGTCACCGTTGTGAACTTGAGGCTTCCCGCAAGGTAGCTGAGGCTCTGGGGGTTAGTGAACACAAGGTGTTAAAGCTGGGGTTGACTGATATAGGCGGTTCAGCGCTGATTGATGATGATATTGCAGTCCCGGATTTCGACGATCCCCTCAAGGAGGCCCAGAGCCAGGTTCCGGTCACTTATGTTCCTGCAAGGAATACGGTTTTTCTCTCTCTTGCCCTTGGCTGGGCAGAAGTGTTGGGGGCTTGTGATATTTTTATTGGTGCCAATATCGTTGATTACTCGAATTATCCTGACTGTCGCCCGGAGTACCTGAAAGCATTTGAAGATATGGCGAATCTTGCCACCCGGGCTGGCGTTGAAGGTGATCTTTTTCGGATCAGGGCACCACTGCTGAATTTAACCAAGTCTGAAATAATTTCTGAAGGCGTCAGGCTGGGGGTGGATTATGGGATGACCGTCTCTTGCTACCAGGCCGATGAATACGGCGCTGCCTGCGGTGTTTGTGATAGTTGCTGTTACCGGCGAAAGGGGTTTATTGAAGCAGGGGTCGATGACCCGACGACTTATCGCATTGCGGTTTAA
- a CDS encoding F-box/WD repeat-containing protein, with translation MNNKIEIGDNANCSLHSCGRTSPCHNQAGEKTSERVSVVPPEQVSPLLALPDELLVKIADYLSFVDWRSLDLTSRRLNTLFNTEERLKILFVRYYGSPSEAYRKIIENRGIPAVPHNEIKNPFLRLACGRYLSNNYLASLGNDASQTCVKTLSGHTGEVMSVTPLAGGRLASCAADETVRVWDLSKPDGSQCVMTLNGHTGIVHSVTELPDGRLASCSADETVNLWDLSKPDGQQCVATLRGHSYHVRSVIPLADGRLASCATDGTVKVWDLSKPDGQQCVATLRGHTKGVSSVTQLPDGRLASCAGDHTVKVWDLSKPDGQQCVATLNGHTQWVESVTAFDDGRLASCSLDKTVKVWDLSKPDGQQCVATLNGHTSWVRFVTVLADGRLASCAGDYHEVLSGDGSGDKSIKVWDLSMPDGQQCVATLNGHESWVNSVTQLPNGLLVSCSDDMDVKVWDLKAGAMRVDAQGHTDGVSSVTAIAGQLDSFSL, from the coding sequence ATGAACAATAAGATTGAGATTGGTGATAATGCTAACTGTTCCCTTCACAGCTGCGGTAGAACAAGCCCGTGTCACAATCAGGCAGGAGAAAAAACGTCAGAGAGGGTTTCGGTTGTTCCCCCGGAACAGGTGTCGCCTTTATTGGCATTACCCGATGAACTCCTGGTTAAAATTGCTGACTATCTGAGTTTTGTTGATTGGCGAAGCCTGGATTTGACCAGCAGGCGGTTAAATACACTTTTTAACACCGAAGAAAGGCTGAAAATCCTATTCGTTCGATATTATGGATCTCCCTCCGAAGCCTATAGAAAAATAATTGAAAACAGGGGGATACCTGCTGTTCCACACAATGAAATCAAGAACCCTTTTTTACGACTTGCCTGTGGCAGGTACTTAAGCAATAACTACCTGGCTTCTCTGGGAAATGATGCCTCGCAAACCTGTGTGAAGACGCTGTCCGGGCATACTGGCGAGGTGATGTCAGTCACGCCACTGGCTGGTGGGCGGCTGGCTTCTTGCGCTGCTGACGAAACCGTAAGGGTGTGGGATCTGAGCAAGCCCGATGGGTCGCAATGTGTGATGACGCTGAATGGACATACTGGCATTGTACACTCAGTCACGGAATTGCCTGATGGGCGGCTGGCTTCCTGCTCTGCTGATGAGACCGTAAACCTGTGGGATCTGAGTAAGCCCGACGGGCAGCAATGCGTGGCGACGCTGCGTGGGCATTCCTATCACGTGCGCTCAGTCATACCATTGGCCGATGGTCGGCTGGCTTCCTGCGCTACTGACGGAACCGTAAAGGTGTGGGATCTGAGTAAGCCCGACGGGCAGCAATGCGTGGCGACGCTGCGTGGGCATACCAAGGGGGTGAGTTCAGTCACGCAATTGCCTGATGGGCGGTTGGCTTCCTGCGCTGGTGACCATACCGTAAAGGTGTGGGATCTGAGTAAGCCCGACGGGCAGCAATGCGTGGCGACACTGAATGGGCATACCCAGTGGGTGGAATCTGTCACGGCATTTGACGATGGGCGGCTGGCTTCCTGCTCTCTTGACAAGACCGTAAAGGTGTGGGATCTCAGCAAGCCTGATGGGCAGCAATGCGTGGCGACGCTGAATGGGCATACCAGCTGGGTGAGATTTGTCACGGTATTGGCCGATGGTCGACTGGCTTCCTGCGCTGGTGACTATCATGAAGTCTTATCTGGTGACGGCTCTGGTGACAAGAGCATAAAGGTGTGGGATCTGAGCATGCCCGATGGGCAGCAATGTGTGGCGACGCTGAATGGGCATGAAAGCTGGGTGAACTCAGTCACGCAATTGCCCAATGGGCTGCTGGTTTCCTGCTCTGACGACATGGACGTAAAGGTGTGGGATCTCAAGGCGGGGGCCATGCGTGTCGACGCACAAGGGCATACTGACGGGGTGAGCTCAGTCACGGCAATAGCCGGGCAGCTGGATTCCTTCTCCCTCTGA
- a CDS encoding OmpA family protein, with protein MQIANVVKAASMAVAALWLAGCASRKEPTTAEIQPPVVTVEEEVLVEVQPVLDPAVQAVVDSGRIDESPEEIQALLEKNTYFFPFDSARLDNDAYKALDVHAAYLTSDMGYMKNIVIQGHTDERGTRTYNLALGERRGKAVMDYLAAKGVAANRIEVISFGFEKPLDPEHSESAWALNRRAVIVTE; from the coding sequence ATGCAAATCGCCAATGTTGTTAAAGCGGCTTCTATGGCTGTAGCCGCTCTCTGGCTGGCAGGGTGTGCTTCCAGGAAAGAGCCAACCACAGCAGAAATCCAGCCGCCGGTTGTTACTGTTGAAGAAGAGGTGCTGGTTGAAGTCCAGCCTGTTCTGGATCCTGCAGTTCAGGCAGTGGTTGACAGTGGCCGAATTGATGAGTCTCCGGAAGAGATTCAGGCGCTTCTGGAGAAGAACACCTATTTCTTCCCATTTGACAGCGCCAGGCTGGATAATGACGCATACAAGGCTCTGGATGTGCATGCTGCCTACCTGACTTCTGATATGGGTTACATGAAAAATATCGTCATTCAGGGGCATACTGATGAGCGTGGTACCCGTACTTACAACCTGGCCCTGGGGGAGCGTCGTGGCAAAGCGGTGATGGATTACCTGGCCGCTAAAGGTGTAGCAGCTAACCGTATTGAAGTGATCAGCTTCGGTTTTGAGAAGCCTCTGGATCCTGAGCACAGTGAAAGTGCGTGGGCTTTGAACCGTCGTGCGGTAATTGTTACTGAGTAA
- the ybgF gene encoding tol-pal system protein YbgF, which yields MRRGNTNPKLMAVLALPVLLAGALNGVAIAAAPVEEPRPLGLSAESQTVVSQISDGPVTISSSSDSDADYNGTAHLLNTIDQLRQEMMEMRGQLEEQAFRIEQLQQEGRDRYLDLDDRISRLKDQSVPPAPVANVKPPMVSAPVAEAAEKNNQPVLKAEEATYQSAFNLIRSKQFDKAKNALREQLKTYPEGRYADNAHYWLGEVDMAQGHYDAAKVSFQIILNEFPKSPKVPDASYKLGRVHDLLGNQKEAKRLLELVIQQYPDSSAARLSDTYLRTMGDS from the coding sequence ATGCGTAGAGGAAACACTAACCCAAAGCTGATGGCGGTGCTGGCTCTTCCAGTGTTGCTTGCTGGTGCTCTGAATGGCGTGGCAATTGCCGCAGCCCCGGTTGAAGAACCGAGACCTCTGGGGCTTTCAGCTGAATCTCAAACGGTTGTCAGTCAAATCTCAGATGGTCCTGTTACGATTTCATCCTCATCGGATAGTGATGCTGATTACAATGGTACAGCTCATCTGCTGAATACGATTGATCAGCTTCGACAGGAAATGATGGAAATGCGCGGGCAGCTGGAAGAGCAGGCCTTTCGCATTGAGCAACTGCAGCAGGAAGGTCGGGACAGGTATCTTGACCTTGATGATCGAATCTCTCGATTGAAAGATCAGTCCGTGCCCCCGGCTCCAGTTGCCAACGTAAAGCCACCAATGGTGAGTGCACCAGTGGCAGAGGCGGCAGAAAAAAACAATCAACCGGTGTTGAAAGCCGAGGAAGCAACTTACCAGTCAGCATTTAACCTGATTCGCTCCAAACAGTTTGATAAAGCGAAAAACGCACTTCGGGAGCAGCTGAAAACCTACCCTGAAGGCCGTTACGCAGACAATGCCCATTATTGGCTGGGTGAAGTTGATATGGCTCAAGGGCATTACGATGCCGCCAAAGTCTCCTTCCAGATCATTTTGAATGAGTTTCCAAAAAGTCCAAAAGTCCCGGATGCCAGCTATAAACTTGGGCGAGTGCACGACTTGCTCGGCAATCAGAAAGAGGCAAAGAGACTTCTTGAGCTGGTTATTCAGCAATATCCTGATAGCTCGGCAGCCAGGCTTTCCGATACTTATTTGAGAACCATGGGCGATTCCTGA
- a CDS encoding 7-carboxy-7-deazaguanine synthase QueE, with product MPLRGGELLSAEEILDKVSEYNPGYVTVTGGEPLAQKACHGLLTLLADQGYEVSLETSGAISLSEVDARVVKVMDLKPPASGESHRNLYENIGFLTRQDQLKFVIADRGDYEWSVSKLIQYDLATRVSDVLFSPVSGTLSARVLAGWILEDRLPVRFQLQLHRMIWGDQPGV from the coding sequence ATGCCTTTAAGGGGGGGGGAGTTATTATCCGCTGAAGAAATCCTGGACAAAGTATCAGAATATAACCCCGGGTACGTCACCGTGACGGGAGGCGAGCCACTGGCCCAAAAAGCATGCCACGGGTTGCTGACTCTTCTGGCTGACCAGGGTTATGAGGTCTCTCTTGAAACCAGTGGCGCAATCAGCCTCTCTGAAGTTGACGCCAGGGTGGTCAAGGTAATGGATCTGAAACCTCCAGCCTCAGGCGAGTCCCATCGTAACCTGTATGAAAATATCGGTTTTCTGACCAGACAAGACCAGTTGAAATTTGTGATTGCCGATCGCGGCGATTATGAATGGTCTGTCTCCAAGCTGATCCAATACGACCTGGCGACCAGGGTTTCCGATGTGCTTTTTTCTCCGGTCAGCGGCACCCTGTCTGCCCGGGTATTGGCGGGTTGGATCCTTGAAGACAGGCTGCCGGTGAGATTTCAATTACAGCTGCACCGGATGATCTGGGGTGATCAGCCGGGTGTCTAG